GACACACAGAGCATCCACCATACACAGGGGACCCCAGCCCAAACAACTGGACCCAGGACAAAGGGGGAGGgttggctgtgcacagtggcctgTCCAGCCAGTCCACCCACCAACGACTTCTCTCCTCAGCAGCCTGGCCCCCGCCTGCCCGCCGCCTGCACCCGGATTGAATTCAGCTATGGTTTCACTGCTGTCACTCAGAAGAATGGTCTCATTCAGGCCACCTGCTCCCTGGCTGGACAGCTCACatccctctcctgcctgggctcaGAGGCCCAATCCCCCGACCACCCTGCCTTCCAGAGGCCTGTCCCTCCAGGCAGAGCAATCCAGTGTGGCTTCACCCGGCAGTGGCCAGAGGCTGAGGGCCAGGGACCGGCACCAGGAAGTCCCCACTGGCCTCTTAGTAAGAGCTGTGGCCATGGGTCTGGAAAGGAAGCCTGGACTATTCCCATCAGGGAGATAATCCCACATTCCTCAGTGGGCAGCCCCTCCCTCCCCGGTGCTGTGGTGGGCATGGACCTGGATGTCTGGGAGGGCACAGACCAgacacaaggtggcaggagagggaCAGGCAGGGTCTGGAGGGGCCAGTGAGGGGTTGCCAGCAGGGCATGTTGCAGCGGTGGGGGACCCACGATGTGGGCTCAGAAGGGTGATGGAGATGAGGGGAAAGTGAGGACTCTGGGCTGGGAACTGGCTGTGAGTCAGGGAGATGAGGGGCTGTGCCCAGAAGACCCCCAGATGCAGGGCTAGGGGATGATGAGGCTCTGCTGGGGACCCAGCACTACGAGAGTGAGAGGCCTCCTTCAGCTAGAGGCTGTGGGCAGGAGTGGGATGGAGCTAGGCGTCTGAGAAGACAGGGCTGGACAGGGCTTCCTACGGCACCCCacgctctccagcctggacacgGGAAGCACAGAGACCAGAGACAGCTGGGGCCATACACGCAGCCTGGAGATGCCTGCCCAACAAAGGTGCCCAATGTGACTGGGAGACAGGGCTTCTCCCCCGGAGTTCCTTCTTAGGTCCTCTTCCTCCCAACGGTCCTCCTCTTCCCTAGATCCTCCTCCCCAGGGCCCTCCTTCTCCCCAgggtcctcctcctccttcccagggccttcctcctccccaggtCCTCCACTTCCTCAGCGCGTCCTTCTCAGGTCCTCCTTCTTCCCAGAGTTCTCCTCCTCCCCAAGGCTCTTCTCTTCCCCAGGGTTTCCCTCCCCAGGGCCCTCATCTTTCCCAGGGTCCTCTTCCTCCCCAAGTCCTCTTCCGCAGGGCCCTCGTCTTCCTCAGGGTCCTCTTCCTCCCCAGGGCCCTCCTCTTCCACAGGGTCCTCCTCCTCCCCAAGTCCTCTTCCCCAGGGCCCTTCTTCTCCCCAGGTCCTCCTCTTCTCCAGGCCATCCTCCCCAGGATCCTCCTCCTTCTCAGGGTGCTCCTTCTTCCAAGGGCCCTCCTCCCCAgagtcctcctcctccccagggtcctcctcctccccaggtcTTCCTCCTCCCCAGGGTCCTCCTCTGTGCATACCCCTTCTCCCCAAaacctcccccttcctcctcctccctggtccttcctcctcctccctggtccCACCTCCCAATTTCTCCTCCTTCCCAGGCACACCTCCCCGAGTCCACCTCCTCTCCAACCCTCCTTTcttgtcctcctcctcccagaggcCGACTCCTAGGCCTCCTCCTAAGGCCCTCCTCCTCGTCCCAGGCCTACAGAAGCCTCTGTGAAGGCAGCAGACTGAGATGAggctataatttaaaatacatttatttagtgtttccatttgtttctggtTCTGTGACACAAAGctgttaaataaatacattctccACAGTCCCTCTGGGACAGGCCACACAGATGAGGTAGAGAAATCATTGCACGCACGGAGACTCAGAGCACAGACAGggcccctcccacccacccacgCCTGGCCAGAAGCCACCTGGGGGTCCAGGTCCCTTGTGGTGGGGCCCGGTGCGGAGAAGGTGGCTGGGATCCCTTGGCCAAGGAGCGGGCTGAACCCCTCCCAACAGCCCTTTCTCCTCTACTGCCCCTCGGAAGAGAAGCGCATGAAACAGGAGGCTCCGGCTGAGCGGCCTCTTCATCCAGCAAGACATTcgaatatatatttgtatagaaATCAACCAGCTAGCAGACATTTTTGGTCtgccttgtttaaaaaaatacttttctgaatatttatgaCATAGAGCTAAATGTGTTATTTGATTAAACATAAAAACCTTCCTCTGACTTGATGCCCTTTGTAGACTCAATAGTGACTGAGTGACAGTCTTGTCATGTCATGAGGGTGTGGCCAGCTATGCTGCTCAGGGTCCGGTGGATGCGGACACTGCAGAGGGCAGGGGCTACCACCCCTATCCCTTCTAGCCAGGCCTCCACGAGACCAAGGACAAACCCAGCGTCTTGTACCCACACTGTGGTCTGGGGATGCAGCTGCAGGCACATGTTGGAGTGCTCTCTGAACCACAGGAGAATAAACGTTCTTATGTACTATAACACAGGGATGGCAGAGACCCACAGCAACATaaataggttttcttttaaaaacacagaccCCCCAGCTTTCTGGAGATCCATGGGACTCTGAGACACCCATTCACTCAGTAGTTCCTGTGTCCATACCAGCCACCCACCCAGAACCCAGCCACAACCATCAGGACACCCACAAGATGGAGCCCAAAGCGAGAGGCTCTGGGAACCTAAGGCACCACCATGCCACTGACAGCACAGCACGGCCAAGGTGACCACACcagtgcgcgcgcacacacacacacacacacactgaccaCACCAGCATGCATTTACACAACACACGCTTACGCACATTGACCACGCCAGCACACACGCACTcacgacacacacacacggatgcaCACTGACCATGCCAGCACACACACTCTCAGAACACACACTATACCCTCAAACCAAGCCAGGTCAGTGCAGGTCACCCTGTCCCCAGCACACACAACAGCAGGGCCATAACGCATGACATTCCATGGCCAGATGCGAGCCCAAGACTGCCTCTACCGGCATCTGTCCCAATCTGTCCCCCAGTGACACAGAGCAAGCAGCTTCCTCATGACATGACATGAACCAATCAAAGGGCTGCCCTGCCCCCTCACCATACCCACCCCTCCCTACCACCCCCAGCATGAGAATCTGCACCGAGCCACCTGGAGGCTGAGCCGTCTGCCCACAGGGTGCAGGGCAGGGGCCGCCGGCTGGCCCACCATGTGGCAGTGGCTGGCTGGCATGGAGCAGGGGGAGCTGGCTTCCAGAAGCCCCAAGGGCTGTGGCCAGACGCAGGTCACTGTATTTCCTTAACTACACACATCTATCTCCATTTAGTGGTTTCAAACAACTAAGCAGATCAGAGGCAGGGTTAGGAGGGAACATGTCAGAGATGGAAGGCGGGGTCCTCCCAGATTGGGGCTTGGTCGAGAGCGGGGAGCTGCAGCCGGGgaggtggcagggatggagaaaataataattattatattagttaaataatcataataatttaaaagtcacTGATATTTACTCCAAAGAGAAGTGCTCAACGTCAGAGGTCGGCAGTGTCCTCCGAGCCTGGGCACCTGCACGGCCAGGCCCTGGGAGTGCAGAACAGGCTGCGTCCTCTTCTAGTGGTTTGAGTCTCTGAAGACAGTGCTGGTGTTGGGGCAGCCTGGGCCAGGCCAGTCCCCAACGGGTGGCCCACATGGAGGCCACACGGTCACCAAGGTGCATCTGCTACCCATGCCtcagaggaggtggggagggaaagCCAATGGACTGGCATGGGGAGCCACTTCCCAGGGACTGGCGTGTTAGGGATGGGAGAAAGCTCAGAAAGCATTGGTGCAATGCTCTCGGGTCAGAGGGAGAAAGCTGAGGCCCAGGGCACAAGCAAAGAGGTTGCACACGCCAGACCAGAACCAACTCCCGCCTCTGGGTCCTGGAGAGGGGGAGACACAGGGCTTGGACAGTCAACCCAGAAGACCCCTGGCACCCTGCTCCAGCTGTACACCCCAATGTGCTAGAAAAGCCCCTCAGTGCTTGCAGGTGTAGACTCCTCACACTGCGTGCATGGCCCTCACCCTGCACAGCAGGGTTGGCCAGGCCCGGGGACTCATCCCTTGCAGGTGTAGACCTTCTCACACCGTGTGCAATGCCTGCACTCTGAGCAGCGGGGCTGACTGGGCCCAGAGTCTCAGCCCTTGCAGGTGTATACTCCTCACACCATGTGAAATGCCTGTGCCATGTGCAGCAGGCCTGGCTGGGCCCAGGGATTCAGCCTTTGCAGGTGTAGGCCCATTCATGCTCTGTGCAATGCCTGCACCCCATGCAGCTGGGGCTGAGCCCAGGGACTCAGCCTATGCAGGTGTAGACCCATTCACACTGTGTGCAATGCCTGTACCCCACGCAGCTGGGCTGCTCAAGCCCAGGGACTCAGCCTGTGCAGGTGTAGACCCTTCACACCGTGTGCAATGCCTGCACCCTGTGCAGCAGGGCTGGCAGGGCCTGGGAACTCAGCCCTTGCAGGTGTAGACCTCCTCACGCTGTGTGCACTGCCTGCACTCCACATAGCAGCACCAACGCACCTGGCACTGGCAGGGCCTCGTCACCACCCGGCTCTGTGTGTTATGGCCGCGGCCGCAGCAGATGCTCTCACAGTTCTTCTCACGGTGGCATCTACGGCCAGCGGTGCCCGGGGAGAAGCGGCCGGCCAGGCAGAAGCTAGGCGAGTCGTCCAGGTGCACCAGCTCTGGAGTGCGGGGTAGCGGGTCACTGCCGCCCATCCCCGAGGCACGGCCCCGTGGTGGGGAAATGGCACCTGCCTCACCTGCCGCTTCATTGGTGGTGCTGCCCACCTTGAGTGCTGTCTCGTACTTGTGCTTCAGGTGCTTGCCCACCTCATGGAAGGGCGCCAGCTGCCGCCAGCAGGTCCGCACCGTGCATGAGCCTGACACGCCGTGGCACTTGCAGGTGGTCTCCACCCCAGCCTTGATCACCTGGCAGGAGGGCATGGGAGGGAGGGCAGTGTGAGGGCTGTGCAGGTGGGCCCAGTGAGCAGACGCTGCCCTTGATCCCCAGAGGGACCccgcacccccaccccacctgggCCTAGGCTCAGGCCCAGGCCCAGCCGGCAGGCATTGCCACTGCACATCTCACATCCAGCTCACTCTCCTGGCTCATGGGGCTGTCCTACCTCCTCCGGGCTGCTGACTGCCCAGGACAGAGACTCCAGGGCTGGCACCTCAGCCCCCAGGGTGGCCACCCTTGCACCTCCACAAGGGGAGGCTCCTGCCTGATGTCCACCCTGCATCGGGGGCTGCCCTCAGCAGGGGCTGGACTTTCTGCCcccatgcccataatcccagtccTGCCAGGACTTCATATCTGCTCTCAGCACATAGCTCGCTGGACAGGTGAGGACAAGCGTGACCTCATCTAGTGGTGTATGTGTGAGCTGACCGTGACCTCCCTACCCCTAGTATCGGGAACCAGGTGCTACTGCACATGCAGATGCGACCCCCAGCCCACCGTTGCTGAGGGTCAGCATGCTGGGAGGCCAGTGAAGGCACCGCAGGAGCAGGGAGGCCCACACTGCGGGGGAGAGGGGCTCCTGGGGAAGAGAGAGCTCCTTATACCGTGAGAGAGAGTCCAGGCTGGCCCCAGAGCGGGATGCACCCCTCACCCACAGCAGGGAGGGCCAGGCACCTACAATCTATACTGGGAGCTGCCACAGAAGCCTGGCTGGGCCTGTCCCCTCCCAGGACTTAGGCCCCCACCTGCAAAGACAGGCCTGGTGGGGAGGTCCCTTCCCAGGTGGGACCTGAGCCAGGCGGCTCTGCTCCCACGCCAGCAGCCCCCAGGAGGGCCGGCTCAAGAAGGATTAAGAAATCCAGCCACCTCTGGCCCGGCAACCATAGTCACATTTAATGATGTTTTGCAGAGAAACCCGGaccaatttaattaaaatgttggtGACCCAGGCTCTGTGGAGCTAATGGAGCACCCTTCATGTTCCGACTTCTCATTAATCTCTTACAAAGCAGTGAAGAGGGAAAGGGGGGGTcatacacaaaggaaaagaaagggccTTGCTTGGGGCTTGAATCTGCCTTCAAAGGCTCTCCCCTGCCCAAGAAGGTGGAAGGAGGCACAAGAGGCCCAAACAGGGGAGGCTGATCCTTCAGTAAGTGGGTGATTGGGTATTCTGACTTCTCAATCAAGTGGGGCTCAGAGCAGGGCTGGCTCTCATTACCTCACCCCTCCCCAGGCTGGGGCTCTATCTTCCCAGCCTGCCTGGCAAATGTGAAGATGAGGGCAAGAGGCAGAAATGTCCCTCAGTTTCCAACAGAGGTGTCAACCCTGCCCATCCCTGTTCAGGAACTGCAGAGATGCTGGGGGCTCTGTGCAGAGTGGGGTTACAGGTCCAGCCCGGACTCCCCCAGACATGTGGACCTGGGCACTGACAGGCTGCAGGTGGCATGAAGGATGACCAGAGAGCTGGGGTCACCCCGGGCCAGCTACCCCAACAGCCAGTGGCCCCTGGAAGGGCTCAGGAGACAGCCCTTTTACCTCGAAGTCTTTAGGTCGGGATTCTGTCTCTCAGAATAGAGGCCTGGCCACAGAGAGGGCTGGTGgggcagaatgagactcccctgACTCGGGTGAGTGGGTTCCATACCCCTAACCCTTCCCTGGGACCCCCTGCCCACCATGCATCCCACCTTGGTCTGTGGGGGTCACGTTTTCCTCCCACCAGTTTTGCTGACAAGCCTGCCAGCTGGCTGACAGGTGGGGCCCACAGTGCCATGATCCTGGTTAGACCGCCTAACCAAGGAGACCCTCCTGGTGGCCCCACAGGGACCGTGGGGGCCCCTCTGCAGGCAAACATGGCTAGTGCCCCGTTTGGTGGGTAGAGAGCCTTATGGGCATGAGAGGTTCCAGTACCATGGCCAGCACTGCACGGCCTCCACCCTCCTGCCGGAGGCCACTCCACTGTGTGCCTGCCCGCCCTGCTGCAGCCCCGACCCCAGCCCTgcaccccacccctacccccctGAGGCTCTTTCTGGCCCTCCTTCCCACCCTGCCAGTCCCATGCCCCGCCCTGCCCCCCTGATGTTCTTTCTGGccctccttcccaccccaccAGCCCCATGCCCCGCCCCACTTACCTTCACACCCACGAGGTTGTTGTGGAAGTCCACACGGGCTCGCAGATCCTTGCTTGACCGTCTGCCCAGGAACTCCTTGACAAACTTGCTGCTGTACTTGAGGTTGTCTCCGCAGCCCCCCCACTGCCAGGCCTCACGGTTCTCCAGGTCGGGCGCCTCATCGCAGGTACAGCGCTCCATGCGGCCCGCGCTGCATGCCTTGGCCAGTGCGTGCGTCAGGCCAGCCGAGGAGATGGCATAGAGGAAGGCAGTCTCCTTGAAGCCTGGGATTGGCAAGGGCTGGTCAGTGAGCCCAGGCTGCCCAGAGTTCCCCCTTCACTGTCCTGCAGTCAAACCACCCCAAGAGTATGAATCCCATGTGGGGGCCCAGAGCATCTTTACTGGTGCTGCACTCGGGACAGGGTGTGGGTATGCCCTGGGCACCACAGGGTAGGAAGCGCCCAGGTGTCCCCCAGGCGCAGAGCTGGCTGGGAGGAGAAACCAGAGCCCGTCATGGCCATGGCTCCCGCTCCGTGGTCACAGTCTCCATCAGGGTCTCAAACCTCCCAGCCTCACCATGGGGCCATTGGAAAGTCCTGCCTGCCCTAGGCCTTGGGTCCCCAATTTTTACACAAGCTAATGCAGTACGGTGGCACAcggctgcagccccagctactccagaagctgaagTGAGAGGGTTGCTGAAATAGGCGGTGGAGAGCCCCTGGGAGGGCGCAggaggaggccgaggtgggagggtggctgaAATAAGGTGGTGGAGAGCCCTCATGAGGGTGGGAAGGCAGGAGGAGAGTCTGCACAGGCAGAGCCCCCTGGGCACTGGGCCATCTGGCAGGAGCCAAGGGCTGTCGGGGCAGCACCGGGCAGCCTAGGGCCCCGTCAAAGGCGGAGTCAGCACACCCTGGCCACCAGCGACGACTGTGCCTGTGCcaaaagcagggcagggcaggcagcaCTCAGGGAGGTCCAGGGGCTGCCCTTTCCAGGGCCTAGGCCCAGGAGCTCTGGGCAGGCTGGGCCCAGTGTCCCCAGGAGTGCAGCCTGAGAGGGGCCTCTTGGG
This region of Macaca fascicularis isolate 582-1 chromosome 1, T2T-MFA8v1.1 genomic DNA includes:
- the WNT9A gene encoding protein Wnt-9a isoform X2, which produces MERCTCDEAPDLENREAWQWGGCGDNLKYSSKFVKEFLGRRSSKDLRARVDFHNNLVGVKVIKAGVETTCKCHGVSGSCTVRTCWRQLAPFHEVGKHLKHKYETALKVGSTTNEAAGEAGAISPPRGRASGMGGSDPLPRTPELVHLDDSPSFCLAGRFSPGTAGRRCHREKNCESICCGRGHNTQSRVVTRPCQCQVRWCCYVECRQCTQREEVYTCKG
- the WNT9A gene encoding protein Wnt-9a isoform X1, yielding MLDGSPLARWLAAAFGLTLLLAALRPSAAYFGLTGSEPLTVLPLTLESEAAAQAHYKACDRLKLERKQRRMCRRDPGVAETLVEAVSMSALECQFQFRFERWNCTLEGRYRASLLKRGFKETAFLYAISSAGLTHALAKACSAGRMERCTCDEAPDLENREAWQWGGCGDNLKYSSKFVKEFLGRRSSKDLRARVDFHNNLVGVKVIKAGVETTCKCHGVSGSCTVRTCWRQLAPFHEVGKHLKHKYETALKVGSTTNEAAGEAGAISPPRGRASGMGGSDPLPRTPELVHLDDSPSFCLAGRFSPGTAGRRCHREKNCESICCGRGHNTQSRVVTRPCQCQVRWCCYVECRQCTQREEVYTCKG